A region of the Sodalis ligni genome:
ACGTTGCTGGAAGGGAACGGCGTGGTCTTGCACGGCGCAAATGGCGTAGCCCATTCCTTGACCCGGACGGGGGAACCCTATGCCTTCGCCGGCGAAGAGTCCGTGACCGCGGTGCTGGCGGGGGGGGCCAGCCGGGATTTCAATATCATGACCCGGCGCCTCGATTGGCGGGCAAGCGTGGTGCGGATGGACCATGAATTCATTCTGCCCGCCGTTCACAGCGGGGTGTTGTATGTGCTGGCGGGGACGTGGCGCCTGGGGAACGATGATCAGGCGAAAGACGATAAGCCGCTGGCGGCGCGGGACGGCTGTTGGTGGCATCATCTGCCGTCGCCCCTGCGCCTGCGGCCGCTGGCGCCGGAGAGCCTGCTGCTGTGGGCGGATATCAGCGCGTTGTAACGGCTACCGGCGCTAGGTTTGCGGTATCTCATGCCGCCCCTTCACCAATAGATGGCAAAACGCTGCATGATTTCAGTGCGCGGCGCGTCATTATGGTTCAATCCGTTGGTGGCCGTCGGCATCGAGCCATCCATGAAGGCGGGCAAGAAGGCCGGCATTACCCTTGGGTGCTATGGATGGTTAGGCGGCATGGCGGGGCGCTATTCTGGCATAGGCTTTGCTTTGGTTAAAGTACCGGGTCTTGTATAGACAA
Encoded here:
- a CDS encoding HutD family protein; its protein translation is MSRPVRFSFDSLPVSRWRNGGGETREIVSWPADELLPAHSGPLPALDDFAWRASIATIDRDGGFSSFPGVDRVITLLEGNGVVLHGANGVAHSLTRTGEPYAFAGEESVTAVLAGGASRDFNIMTRRLDWRASVVRMDHEFILPAVHSGVLYVLAGTWRLGNDDQAKDDKPLAARDGCWWHHLPSPLRLRPLAPESLLLWADISAL